The sequence atcaaacatgggaattagtGCCTCTTCCGCCCAACAGGAAGGCATTACGAAATAAGTGGGTTTATAAAGTGAAGGATGAAGATAGTGGTCAGAAACGATTTCATGCCAGATTAGTAGTCAAGGGTTATGCTCAGTAgcaaggtattgactttgaagaaattttttcgccagtagttaaaatgactaccatTCGAGCTATTTTGGGGTTAGTTGCAGCCTGGGATCTTGAGCTTGAACAATTGGATGTCAAGATGGCTTTTCTACATGGTGACATTAACGAAGAACTATTTATGCATCAGCCTGAAGGATTCATCAAAAAGGGTCAAGAGCATCTTTATTGCAGGTTAAAATggagtttgtatgggcttaagcaagccccacGACAGTGGTATCTCAAGTTTGATCAGTTTATGATTGAGCACAAGTTTAATCGTTGTGAAGCTGATCCATGTGTATATTTCAAAAAGCTTTCTAATGGCCATTTTGTTATACTtcttctttatgtggatgatatgctcgtCGCTAGCACAAACATGAGGATTATTCGTGAGCTTAAAACTCACTTAGCTACCAAgttttctatgaaggatttaggACCAGTGAAAAAAATTCTTGGGATGACCATTTTTCGAGACAGGAAGAAGCGAGAACTCAAGTTATCTCAGCACGACTACATTAACAAGGTAGTGGCTAGATTTGGTATGGCAGATGCTAAGTCTATATGCATTCCCTTAGCCCCACATTTTCAGCTATCTTCAGCATTGTGTCCACAAACACAAGAGGACAAGGAGTTTATGGATAATATTCCTTATAAATCTGCTGTAGGAagtcttatgtatgctatggtatCCACTCGACCAGATATTGCTTATGCAGTGGGAGTGGTCAGCAGGTTTATGGCTAATCCAGGTAAAACACATTGGGAGGCAGTCAAGTATATTCTTCACTATCTTAAAGGTACCTCAGATTTCTGTTTATGTTTTGGAAAGGGAAAGGCACACTTACAAGGTTTTTCCGCTTCTGATTTTGGTGGGGATTTAGACAAACGAAAGTCTACCTCAGGTTATGCCTTCACATTTGCAGCCACAGCGATTAGTTGGGGTTCAAAATTGCAACATACTATTGCTCAATCGTCTGCAGAGGTTGAGTATATCGCTCTTTCTGAAGGAGCCAAGGAGATGGTGTGGTTACAACTCTTGTTCAGCGAGTTGAGTTTGAAacaatcagattttgctttgttttgtgataaccGCAGTGCCATTTTTATGACGAAGCATCAAACTTCTCAGCCTCGGTCTAAACACATTGATGTTCGCAGTCACTATGTTCGTCACATGGTGGAAGAAGGAAAATTTCATGTAGACAAAATTGACATAGAAGAAAACCCGGCTGATATGCTCACCAAAGTTGTTACACGGGAGAAGTTCGAGTTTTGCCGAGCTTCTCTCGGTCTTTCCAAAATGTGATAATAGGATTGAGCAGGGGGTTTAATTTGAGCAGCATTACGGTtggcttcaagtgggagattgttatgGAAGTGAAGCTCAACCGGCAGCCTAGTGGTTGGACTGTTGACCTTCCATGTGAAGGCTCATATTGTTATTTATATCTCATTCATTGATGCTGATGGTTGTATGTAATTTGTACAGACTAAAGATATATATAAAATCCCCTGCACTTAATGTGGACATAGGCATTTAAGCCGAACCACTATAAACTTTGTGTCAATCTTTATCTGCTATGTTTTGTGTTCTCTGTTTCTAAATTATTTTATCTGTATTTGTCTGCAATACTGGTTCGTTTTAATTCTTCACacatacaacatagtaaacataagCTTAGAAACAAAACAACAGATCTATCTATCCATGTAGTGACGAATTTCGTGGAAGAAGAAATGAAATATTGTGAGGAGAATAGCAATTTGTATAGAAGGAAATAATTCCATAAAAGCTCCACTAGTAACCATTTTTATTCAGGGAGTGGGCGGCTCTGCCTCATCCACAACCTTGAATGAAAAATGAACTAATGTGCCATGGCTGTTGAAGATGACTCACATCCTAGAATTGTGACCTACGTGGTATTATGTAGAACGTGAGGTGTACTTCCAACCATGAGGAGATGCCACATCCTTGACCCCTTGAACTTCTTTTCCCTCGCTATTTTTTTTATCTGCAATTATACTACGCAATCACCCTCTCAGAGCACTATACTTTCCTATGCCTAAACGTTTGAAGTTTATTTGCTCCAGTTGAAAATAAATTTAAGGAAAGCATCCCTAATTTATCGTTTGAGGGCATAAAGGGATTACTGAAGTCATGACAGACTGAAATGACATAGTGCAGGAGAACAAGAGCAAGTTCTAATAGAAAATTTTATAGGTCGTGGTATAACAAAATGGTTAGGATTTTCCCAGTATGGCAACAACCCAGCAATGAGAAGTGAAATGTATGGAAGTGGAAGAAATGCTATTTGGCACCAAATTCATGAAGTTGTAGTTCGATTTCTGTCGAGTTTCTCTCGGCCTTTCCAATAACTGATCGCAGGACTGAGTggggaatctacttgttgcagcagttcattggccttcagtgggagacagttggaagtgaagtccaacagactccttcctcttgccgccaaaactcttggctcttcaacttctccttgcaagctctttaagagctgattgtatttcatttgtagaggttaattCTGGAGCTGCTTGCAGCTGTGTATGTGTGTAAACCAGATTGATTATTAATCTATcgattcccctgcttcaagtgtggacgtaggcaattgccgaaccacgataaatctgtgtgtctcattTGTCTGTATTGTGCGTTTATAATTCTGTTTTCTCTGCTGTTTAAATtcgtttcttcatcctaacaagATCATCTACTTCTAGGGTTTAGGGAAACTCCAGGATAGTGAAGAAAGTTGATATTTTTGGAGTTTGGGGGGTAAATTTGGAAATCTAGAACAGGGCATATCAGAGTTCAAAACTCTAGGAAAAAAGGGATAACATGGGTTTTGATTTCGGGGGAAACAAGGACAATGGATCCAGATAGAAAAATGTCTAGAACCCTGCAGGCATGCAATGTCCCCCATCCTCTCCTGCACTCTACACCCAGGCGTCTGGCAGGGAACaacttacaaaaaaaaaagaaaccttAGTTAAACCTCTTGGCTTAGCAACATTAAAATAATTTTCGATAACTGGAAATTCACAAGAAAGTGAATTACACATATTTTCAGAAGAGACAAATGTTCTTATGGTTAAAACAGTAAAgaggtttgaaatattttgttcCACGCTGTCTAATGACAATTAATATGTGAATCATTGTAGGAAAAATATAGGCCCCCAATTTGTTGTGTAAAACACAATTAGTAGATTGATTTTCCCTTGCAGATTTGTGCAGTTAACGTCCCCTGTTTTTAGCATTGTACAAGATGAATTACATGTCTTCTGTATGATTTTTGCATTTTGAATCAATTCTAATTAGGTCGGTCAGTCGCAACTATAATATGTGGCAGAAATCTGTGTTGTGATCGATGTCCATGCTCTATTGCAATACTCCAGTTTTACCACACAATGCAATGACTCTTGCGAATCGAGTGTTGTTAGGCAAACAACTGAGAAAAAAGGATGCAATTCTGCTACCAGGTAAGAACAACCCACAAATTGCATTGCAGAGAAGGAATAAAAAAAACGTAGAAAAACAACACCATTAGAGAGCATGCACAAGTTTTCCTGGGAATCAAATGTTCCAAAGGTCTAGACAATACTAATGCCTAGAAATAATTTGCTGCAGTGTCCGAAGACAACTAATATGCAAGTCAATGGTTAGTAAATTCTTTATTAATATATGTAGATCTATGTTACTAGAAACGAGAAACGAGAAACACAACCGCAATGGCAACGTGAGAAACGGAATTTTAAAAGGTTGCGTATAAGAAACggattttatatataaatatagacgtatatatatatatatacagacagatgtgtatatataaatatttgtaaaataaaataaaattaattttaaaaataaaaattttaatacaCATATctctaataaaaaatttaaacattgttaaaaaatatttgatttcattctttcattttaaaATAATATGTAGAAAATATTTTTCACAATGAGTATAATAAAACCACGAGGACAAAAATAAATATGTGAGACTTGACCCTACAAAAATTGTAAATTAATGTAAACTCCAACTGGAACTTTATTGACAGTTATAAACTCCAACATGACCTTTATTGGCATTTATAACCTAATGTTAACTCCACTATTGGCATTTATAACCTAATGTTAACTCCACTTCCAAGTTGAAATAAAAATGCCTaacttttgtttaaattttaacaGCAGTCTGGAAAAACCAAAATCACCCCTTCGAAACGGCCGTCCGCAACGGGAAACCCGTTTCGGCCGTCGAAACGCGAAACGGATGTCTCCCGTCGCGTTTCTAGTAACTAGGATGTAGATTAACAAACTTAagaacaccaaaaatatttgctcaACTGTACATGCCTTCTACCTGGTTGATTTATGGCTTAATAGCACTATGAGTACAATAGGAAAACATAACAGATGTTATGTACCTGTCACAGTGTAATCTATTGCAATGAAAGTCTGTAATCTATTCTGTACGTGCGTTTTTAGTACTCTCCAGATTCTGTAATGCAGACTACGTGCAAATGAATTAGGTTAAAGAGACCAACAAGAATGACAAGCGAAAACAATCATGGAAAAGCTTGATTTGCTCTCAATCTACCCGATCCAGCGTCCAAGCAGCTACCAGGTGCATACACACTTCCCCTGCATATACTATTTTTGCTTTTCTTAAAATGAAAAATAGAAAGATCCGTGCCAAAAAAATAACAGCCAATAATTTACTTAGcccttatttaaaatatattttaaatctgattttgaaaaaaagaaaaagacattGAAAACTCCAAATACTTTTCCTGGCCCAGCACAAATTATTTCTAAACTGATTACATGAAGACATTAGTCCCCTGCCTCATAGGCCGTGACTACTAAATGAAGACAAATTATGCGAATTCCATATAACACAGAGCTGGGATAATAGGACAGAACCCTAGTATGAGCGTGGGCTAACAGCAATTGCCTGACTATAGGCGGACTATAAAGACCTATTCCACATTCGGACATACTGGAACAAAATAGAGATGGTCAGAGGTTTAGCGGTAAAGAAAAGCCTGTAGAGGAAAGTGAGAAAATAACCAAATCATCTAGGTCCAGATAACACGGAAGTTGTAGGAGCATAGGACAGGTCAGATGAGAAGAGTGGCTGGTGATCAGAAGCAACTGTTGACCCTGCTAAGGCGCATGGAACATCATTGAACGTGTCTATTAAACCCTCCAATGCCTTCACCACAATAGACATCGCTGGTCGCCTCGTAAAATTGTCCTGTACACACCACATTCCCAATTTTAACAATTTAATTGCCTCCTCTTTTACGCCCGTTTCCTCATTTTCAAGTTCTGGATAGACCAAATCTATTAACCTCCCTTCCTCTGCCTTCATTTTTAACAGTGGAAACAAGCCGTCCTCTGAAAGCTCTCTGCTTCGTTTTCCGCTGACAATTTCTATCACCATAACACCATAGCTAAATATATCTGCCTTCTCTGTGATATGCATGTTCAGCAACTCAGGTGCCATATACCCTGGTGTCCCTCTCATCATGGTTATCACTTCACTTTGCTCTCTGTTAATCAACTTTGCCAAGCCGAAATCTGACACTTTCGCATTGAAATTCTGGTCCAGGAGAATGTTCTGAGGCTTGATGTCGAAATGTATTATACGTTTTTGACATTCTTCATGCAAATATGTTAATCCTCTTGCAATATCAAGAACTACTTTAGCTCTACTCTTCCAGTCGAGCAAACGTTGATGCTTTTTGTTTGAAAATATCCATTTATCCAGAGATCCATTTGGTAAATGCTCGTATACAAGCATTCGATGGGATTTCTGTGCACAGAAGCCCTTCAGCCTTACCAAATTAATATGATCAATTTTCCCTAGCGTTTCCACTTCTGCCCGGAACCCCTTTTGTCCATGTCCCGCTTTGTCAAGACGCTTCACCGCTATCTTTGAGCCGTCAGACAGAACACCCTCATAAACTGAACCAAATCCTCCGCTGCCCAGCTTAATGCTAAAGCCATTTGTAGCATCTCTTAATTCTTCGCATGAGAACCGCAATGGTAAGCCTGCCGGCCAATCGACATGATCATCCTCaccttcatcttcatccttttctttctGTTGTCTGCTATTTTGATGCTTATTTATCCATGCCCACAATAAGATCAACAGAGCTATTGCTCCGCCCACAGAAGCACAAATGATGACGACATCTAAGTACTTAATGTGCTTGCCCTTTGACTGGATTTTAATATAAGCAGTGGAATTGTAAAACTCATCTACTGGACTGTTAGTTTTCATAGAATAGATATTGGACTCTAGATAGCAAAAACCACTAGAAAAATTGACCCCGTACCTGAAAAAAGCAGCTTTGCAAGAGCAATCTTCGAGGCAAAATTTTTTACATGCATCTCTTGACAGCAAACCTGGCGTGGAAGAATTTTGAAAAAAGTAAGTAAAATACGAAACGTGCTCCAGTTCCAAAAAGTCATGATCTTTGAGCCTAATTTTCTCTGAGCACACCAGAGGAACGCGCAGAGTACATCCGGAATTAGGTTTCGTGACATCAATCGGTTTAAAAGCATTGCCATCTCTTGGACAGCTGCACTGACCATTTATGCAAATACCATAGTCTCCACATGGACTTGGGTAATCGCACT is a genomic window of Cryptomeria japonica chromosome 7, Sugi_1.0, whole genome shotgun sequence containing:
- the LOC131045182 gene encoding G-type lectin S-receptor-like serine/threonine-protein kinase SD2-5, translating into MADYFSSSPRLISLLVTLSLVSCSPNVESLAIPYATAYGGRIWKNNIQSLDFLTPSFYADALVRSILLSSNISYNDMNLQFGCGFFCYGSPCDTGYLFATFFVIYEDNGVLADMQTVWSSNRDQMVQENATLTLTSTGELVLKDSDSTVVWSTNTSAQAFQRMAIHESGNLVLLNTSNGVIWQSFDYPTDTILVGQKLKVGQKLIANISPKNTSQGRFYCTLLRDSFAMFTVSAPGKMYFRYPEPPAGVELSYALFDNQSVYIYSQGGRPLPIYLSVPKSRLYFKLDSDGHLRVCSVLQTAGRTCPDYLPSFMKSVAECDYPSPCGDYGICINGQCSCPRDGNAFKPIDVTKPNSGCTLRVPLVCSEKIRLKDHDFLELEHVSYFTYFFQNSSTPGLLSRDACKKFCLEDCSCKAAFFRYGVNFSSGFCYLESNIYSMKTNSPVDEFYNSTAYIKIQSKGKHIKYLDVVIICASVGGAIALLILLWAWINKHQNSRQQKEKDEDEGEDDHVDWPAGLPLRFSCEELRDATNGFSIKLGSGGFGSVYEGVLSDGSKIAVKRLDKAGHGQKGFRAEVETLGKIDHINLVRLKGFCAQKSHRMLVYEHLPNGSLDKWIFSNKKHQRLLDWKSRAKVVLDIARGLTYLHEECQKRIIHFDIKPQNILLDQNFNAKVSDFGLAKLINREQSEVITMMRGTPGYMAPELLNMHITEKADIFSYGVMVIEIVSGKRSRELSEDGLFPLLKMKAEEGRLIDLVYPELENEETGVKEEAIKLLKLGMWCVQDNFTRRPAMSIVVKALEGLIDTFNDVPCALAGSTVASDHQPLFSSDLSYAPTTSVLSGPR